A single region of the Sphaeramia orbicularis chromosome 6, fSphaOr1.1, whole genome shotgun sequence genome encodes:
- the LOC115420932 gene encoding four-jointed box protein 1-like, producing MRVISANLLALLFMCAIASVFYVWSALESRLERHKRRVSGPGVGSVRATDLSAKTFRALLAVPAAQKSHSGGSRIESHNLTDQVATAGSRDYHENGYNKRSTRREGPVNLVEDGIFWSEWLEELLPVGFTEEYAKAWRDKARRHRVVKLEPGCGRISNQLATFADGTKACVRYGINADQVQGETLTYYLATLLGITNLPPLILSQLNTDSEQWESVRTRVEGLQWSDRAVVSLTEWVSNLTGVVTPAPLRQESSGLHPVLQDLQNKTTLELLELMQWTDLIIFDYLTANFDRLVSNLFSLQWDPRVMERDTNNLLKTPRGDLVFIDNEAGLVHGFRVLNMWEKYHNTVLESVCVRKRTTQRVAELHRRRDSRRRLLELYRDSEPLSFQLGFLSDEHAAVLQDRIDRLYKHILHCRGKYSQL from the coding sequence ATGAGGGTGATTTCTGCAAACTTGTTAGCACTGCTGTTCATGTGCGCAATCGCAAGTGTTTTCTACGTGTGGAGCGCACTGGAGAGCCGTTTGGAGCGACACAAAAGGAGGGTGTCTGGACCGGGAGTAGGGTCCGTACGCGCCACGGACCTCTCCGCCAAAACTTTCCGTGCGTTGCTTGCTGTCCCGGCGGCACAAAAATCTCACTCGGGGGGTAGTAGGATAGAATCTCACAACCTCACAGATCAAGTTGCCACCGCAGGAAGTCGCGATTATCATGAGAATGGATACAACAAGAGGTCAACGCGCAGGGAGGGCCCGGTCAACTTGGTGGAGGATGGGATATTTTGGAGTGAATGGTTGGAGGAGCTTCTCCCTGTGGGCTTCACGGAGGAATATGCAAAGGCTTGGAGAGACAAAGCCAGGAGACACCGGGTAGTGAAGCTGGAACCTGGATGCGGCAGGATATCCAATCAGCTGGCCACTTTTGCGGATGGAACCAAAGCGTGCGTGCGTTATGGGATAAACGCGGATCAGGTGCAAGGGGAAACTTTGACTTATTACCTTGCGACTTTACTGGGTATAACAAACCTCCCTCCTCTGATACTTTCCCAGCTGAATACTGACAGTGAGCAATGGGAAAGCGTTAGGACTCGAGTGGAGGGTTTACAGTGGAGTGACCGTGCCGTGGTTTCTCTAACCGAATGGGTGTCCAACCTGACCGGGGTGGTCACACCTGCGCCCCTGAGGCAGGAGAGCAGCGGGTTGCATCCAGTGCTGCAGGATCTGCAGAATAAAACGACTCTAGAACTGCTTGAGCTGATGCAATGGACCGATTTGATCATATTTGACTACCTGACTGCAAACTTTGACAGACTTGTTAGTAATCTGTTCAGCCTGCAGTGGGATCCGCGCGTAATGGAGAGGGACACCAACAACCTCCTGAAAACCCCCCGTGGTGACCTGGTGTTTATAGACAACGAAGCCGGACTCGTGCACGGGTTCCGGGTGTTAAATATGTGGGAGAAATATCACAATACGGTGCTGGAGTCTGTATGTGTTAGGAAAAGGACCACGCAGCGGGTGGCGGAGCTGCACAGGCGCAGAGACTCCAGGAGAAGGTTACTGGAGCTCTACAGAGACAGCGAGCCTTTGTCTTTCCAACTAGGATTTCTCTCCGATGAACACGCTGCTGTTCTCCAGGACAGGATAGACAGATTATACAAACACATCTTGCATTGCAGAGGAAAGTACAGCCAGCTGTGA